Proteins encoded together in one Psilocybe cubensis strain MGC-MH-2018 chromosome 8, whole genome shotgun sequence window:
- a CDS encoding putative alpha-galactosidase B → MQNPKDSALYAPLVQHDAQSSSDALDADTEQLTLSALIIWDVLRAEMNEYMHSNRANGYRDDDSRNGRPDASSAKKFSQRRLIISLAPFTVIMALGFIILAGLLGVWVTRTKPNENVVPHTPLEQIALRNNSDLGYDHMNIDDCYSEKKRSPEGDIVANKERFPSGMNALTDQIHSLGLDIKLFQDWGFDLLKYDNCAVPFDEIIKEGMVGKFTRMSEAIIRLSKSSGKPPFLFSLCQWGRNQPWIWARKLGQSWRVNPEWKSLASILNENSFIATATDFYGRNDMDILFFFVPRRGNGDLTYEEQKSHFTAWALMKSPLLILATVTEQTLSILKNTEIIAINQDPVVGTSITPFRWGINPDWTFNATHPAQYWSGDSQNGTVFMLLNTLDHPADMTFRLTESPWIRAGRQYSVRDLWTHTQNGTAVRNFTAHNVPPHGVVALLLKDDGDEPAGTLPECAMLDWCTDQNGTRVDGRD, encoded by the exons ATGCAAAACCCTAAAG ACTCTGCGTTATACGCACCACTGGTGCAGCATGATGCCCAATCTTCCAGCGATGCCCTGGATGCAGATACAG AACAGTTAACACTGAGCGCACTCATCATATGGGACGTGTTACGAGCAGAAATGAACGAATATATGCATAGCAATAGAGCAAATGGAT ATCGCGACGACGACTCTCGCAACGGCCGACCTG ATGCCAGTTCAGCGAAGAAGTTTTCTCAAAGGCGCCTTATCATTAGCCTTGCTCCATTTACCGTAATTATGGCCCTTGGCTTCATTATCTTGGCCGGATTGCTCGGAGTATGGGTGACTCGCACAAAACCAAACGAAAATGTTGTTCCGCACACGCCGCTTGAGCAAATCGCTCTACGCAACAATTCG GATCTAGGATATGATCATATGAATATCGATGACTGTTATTCTGAGAAAAAGCGAAGCCCAGAGGGTGATATTGTCGCAA ACAAGGAACGGTTCCCTTCCGGGATGAATGCGCTGACGGATCAAATACACTCCCTCGGACT GGATATCAAGCTCTTCCAAGATTGGGGATTCGATTTATTAAA ATACGACAACTGCGCTG TGCCCTTTGATGAAATTATCAAGGAGGGTATGGTCGGTA AATTCACGCGCATGTCAGAAGCAATTATCAGGCTAAGCAAGAGCTCTGGGAAACCACCCTTCTTATTTTCGCTGTGCCAATGGGGTCGC AATCAACCATGGATCTGGGCCCGTAAACTGGGTCAGAGCTGGAGAGTGA ACCCGGAGTGGAAGTCTTTGGCTAGCATCTTGAACGA GAATTCTTTCATAGCTACTGCGACGGATTTCTATGGACGCAATGACATGGATATT ttgtttttctttgtaCCTCGCAGAGGAAACGGCGATCTCACATATGAAGAACAAAAATCGCACTTCACGGCGTGGGCTCTCATGAAGTCCCCCTTATTAATT CTTGCCACCGTCACAGAACAGACTCTGAGCATTTTGAAGAACACCGAAATTATTGCGATTAATCAGGATCCCGTCGTCGGCACATCGATCACTCCTTTCCGATGGGGAATTAAC CCTGATTGGACCTTTAACGCCACCCATCCTGCTCAATACTGGAGCGGGGACAGTCAGAATGGCACCGTCTTCATGCTG CTGAACACTCTGGATCATCCTGCCGACATGACTTTCCGTTTGACGGAGTCGCCTTGGATTCGTGCAGGCCGGCAATATTCAGTCAGG GATCTCTGGACCCATACGCAAAATGGTACGGCAGTTCGGAACTTCACGGCGCACAACGTGCCACCACATGGAGTTGTGGCTCTGCTTCTGAAAGATGATGGCGATGAGCCTGCAGGAACTCTTCCTGAGTGCGCGATGTTGGACTGGTGCACTGATCAGAATGGGACTCGTGTTGATGGCAGAGATTGA